One region of Epilithonimonas zeae genomic DNA includes:
- a CDS encoding NAD(P)H-dependent oxidoreductase gives MKIFIINGGQKFAHSGGSFNNTITKWTKETLDKQGFEIRITNINDDFNPVDEAENFKWADVVVYHFPVWWFQVPNRLKFYIDEVFTAGHNNGIYKSDGRSRVNPEINYGTGGLMHGKHYFVTTSWNAPETAFTLEGEFFKQHSVDEGVLFGFHKMNAFTGMKNLGSFHFHDMEKAATPERIDNYEKEYKDYLKNAFQNVKSEVLN, from the coding sequence ATGAAAATATTTATAATCAACGGTGGACAGAAATTCGCACATTCCGGCGGAAGTTTTAATAATACAATTACAAAATGGACAAAAGAAACGCTTGATAAACAAGGCTTTGAAATTAGAATAACTAATATTAATGATGATTTTAATCCAGTTGATGAAGCAGAAAATTTTAAATGGGCTGATGTTGTGGTTTATCATTTTCCTGTTTGGTGGTTTCAGGTTCCGAATCGTCTGAAATTTTATATTGATGAAGTTTTCACGGCTGGTCATAACAATGGCATTTATAAAAGCGACGGACGTTCCAGAGTGAATCCTGAAATCAATTACGGAACCGGCGGTTTGATGCACGGAAAACATTATTTCGTAACCACAAGCTGGAATGCTCCGGAAACTGCTTTCACTTTGGAGGGCGAATTTTTCAAGCAGCATTCTGTTGACGAAGGCGTTTTATTTGGTTTTCACAAGATGAATGCTTTCACCGGGATGAAAAATTTGGGAAGTTTCCATTTTCACGATATGGAAAAAGCAGCAACTCCGGAAAGAATTGATAACTACGAAAAGGAATATAAAGATTATCTGAAAAATGCATTTCAGAATGTCAAATCAGAAGTTTTAAACTAA
- a CDS encoding LysR family transcriptional regulator, with product MINLEWLRTFKSVYETQSYTKAAKELYISQPGVSLHIGSLEAYVGYSLFERISKKLIPTEKAKILYNFTLEPLLKLETAEQTFHKTTKTERPTVSVGMCFETFQFTLEKHIPTFDFNVIIRFGLYEQMFSDLDNGLLDLIITPRKTNLKNLNFEAFSKEKIVLINGTGTDTSEFQKLIKTNKIEEAENWLKQQIWYSTAADMEHLNNFWKANFNRHPDFKPNYIVPNICSIVRCLSGNSGFSIVPDFLCKKEIANGGIEITWEGHNKIENTLHFGERTKNMVQNEIDEIKSIFRNENF from the coding sequence ATGATAAATCTGGAATGGCTTAGAACTTTTAAAAGTGTCTATGAAACGCAGTCTTACACCAAAGCAGCGAAGGAATTGTATATTTCTCAACCTGGCGTGAGCCTTCATATTGGTTCGTTGGAAGCTTATGTTGGCTATTCTTTGTTCGAAAGGATTTCTAAAAAATTAATTCCGACAGAGAAAGCGAAGATTCTTTATAATTTTACTTTGGAACCGCTTCTAAAGTTAGAAACCGCCGAACAGACTTTCCATAAAACAACGAAAACCGAGCGTCCAACTGTAAGTGTTGGGATGTGTTTCGAAACTTTTCAATTTACTTTGGAAAAGCATATTCCTACTTTTGATTTTAATGTAATTATCAGGTTTGGATTATATGAACAGATGTTTTCGGATTTGGATAACGGACTGTTGGATTTGATTATCACACCAAGAAAGACCAATCTTAAAAACCTGAATTTCGAGGCATTTTCCAAAGAAAAAATTGTTTTGATTAATGGAACCGGAACCGATACTTCCGAATTCCAAAAATTAATTAAAACCAATAAAATCGAAGAAGCCGAAAACTGGCTGAAACAGCAAATCTGGTACAGCACAGCAGCAGATATGGAGCACCTGAATAACTTCTGGAAAGCCAATTTTAACCGGCATCCGGATTTCAAACCAAATTATATCGTCCCCAATATCTGCTCGATTGTGCGTTGTTTAAGTGGAAATTCGGGTTTCTCAATCGTTCCGGATTTTCTTTGTAAAAAAGAGATTGCAAATGGCGGAATCGAGATTACTTGGGAAGGCCATAATAAAATCGAGAACACTTTACACTTTGGCGAACGAACAAAAAATATGGTTCAGAACGAGATTGATGAAATTAAAAGTATTTTCAGAAATGAGAATTTTTAA
- the murI gene encoding glutamate racemase, giving the protein MKKKKADYTHLSANQPIGIFDSGVGGLTVAKEIKRLLPNEDLIYFGDTKHLPYGEKSREAIVGYSTKITNFLLEKNCKAIVIACNSATANALQEVQELVADRVPVIDVINPVAEKVSYEIHNNVGVIATKATVNSGLYKKSIRKHNKFIKVDELATPLLVPAIEEGFKNHPITHSIIYNYLSNSKLKNIETLILGCTHYPLLIDEIKQYYGNRVRVIDSPNIVANQLKMILDKHHLLNEENHQSTYQFFLSDITKNFEKISKKFFGKSIDLELKVL; this is encoded by the coding sequence TTGAAAAAGAAAAAAGCCGACTACACCCATCTTTCAGCCAATCAGCCAATCGGGATTTTTGATTCCGGAGTTGGTGGATTAACGGTAGCGAAAGAAATTAAAAGATTGTTGCCCAATGAGGATTTGATTTATTTTGGTGATACAAAACATCTTCCTTACGGTGAAAAATCCCGTGAAGCCATCGTCGGTTATTCAACAAAAATCACGAATTTTCTCTTGGAGAAAAACTGCAAAGCGATTGTAATTGCCTGCAATTCTGCGACAGCTAATGCCTTGCAGGAAGTTCAGGAATTGGTTGCCGATAGAGTTCCTGTAATTGATGTGATTAATCCGGTTGCAGAAAAAGTATCTTACGAAATTCACAATAATGTTGGCGTGATTGCGACCAAAGCAACAGTTAATTCCGGACTTTATAAAAAATCAATTCGAAAGCATAATAAGTTCATCAAAGTGGATGAATTGGCAACACCGCTTTTGGTTCCTGCAATTGAAGAAGGTTTTAAAAATCATCCGATTACCCATTCGATTATTTATAATTATCTGAGTAATAGTAAATTGAAAAATATCGAAACTTTGATTCTCGGTTGTACACATTATCCGCTTTTGATTGACGAAATCAAGCAATATTACGGAAATCGTGTTCGTGTCATTGACTCTCCAAATATTGTTGCCAATCAGTTGAAAATGATTCTGGACAAACACCATCTTTTGAACGAAGAAAACCACCAATCCACTTATCAATTTTTCTTGTCAGATATTACCAAGAATTTCGAAAAAATTTCGAAAAAATTCTTCGGAAAATCAATTGATTTGGAACTTAAAGTTCTTTAA